The following coding sequences are from one Diospyros lotus cultivar Yz01 chromosome 7, ASM1463336v1, whole genome shotgun sequence window:
- the LOC127805713 gene encoding rop guanine nucleotide exchange factor 12, with product MFESPGRQAQSVVTDGLNSGEAIDEKQDCYQGERNAAVEAVGTALNGSSDKSHISKEGGRGGSSGNKDRNSDMELMKERFSKLLLGEDNSGGGKGVSSALALSNAITNLAASVFGEQRKLEPMAADRKARWKKEIDWLLSVTDYIVELVPSQQKSKDGTNMEIMTTQQRKDLFMNIPALRKLDTMLIDCLDNFKDQNEFWYVSRDADDEKGSQRDGKWWLPTVKVPPNGLSDASRKCLQFQKDCVNQVLKASMAINAQILSEMEIPENYIESLPKNGRSSLGDSIYRSITVEFFDPEEFLSNMDLSTEHKVLDLKNRIEASIVIWKRKMHQKDGKSSWGSAISMEKRELFEERAETILLLLKHRFPGIPQSSLDISKIQYNRDIGHSTLESYSRVLESLASTVMARIEDVLYADSLTQDPSLSACKMKPPVESSTMAEPGNSPSPVEDTAETPTSMTLSDFMGWSLNQGDTEMKRTQSSGNLDSFNDENEKLSKHEVAPKKLSYIEKLEVLGGLKSPI from the exons ATGTTTGAGAGTCCAGGAAGACAGGCACAGAGTGTGGTAACCGATGGCCTGAACTCTGGAGAAGCCATCGACGAGAAGCAAGATTGCTATCAAGGTGAGAGGAATGCAGCAGTAGAAGCGGTAGGAACTGCACTGAATGGATCGAGTGATAAATCGCACATCAGCAAGGAGGGGGGCCGGGGAGGAAGCTCCGGCAACAAGGACAGGAATTCAG ATATGGAGCTAATGAAGGAAAGGTTTTCTAAGTTGCTCTTGGGAGAAGATAATTCAGGAGGTGGGAAGGGTGTTTCATCAGCTTTGGCTCTGTCAAATGCAATCACAAATCTAGCTG CTTCTGTATTTGGAGAACAACGAAAGCTAGAGCCTATGGCTGCTGATAGGAAAGCAAGGTGGAAAAAGGAAATAGATTGGCTTTTATCTGTCACAGATTACATTGTTGAACTTGTTCCTTCTCAGCAGAAATCCAAGGATGGAACAAATATGGAg ATTATGACAACACAACAAAGAAAAGATCTGTTCATGAACATCCCAGCTTTACGTAAGCTTGACACTATGCTAATT GATTGCCTAGATAACTTCAAAGACCAGAATGAATTCTGGTATGTCTCAAGGGATGCTGATGATGAGAAAGGCAGCCAGAGAGATGGCAAATGGTGGCTGCCTACAGTTAAAGTTCCCCCAAATGGGCTGTCAGATGCATCCAGAAAATGCCTGCAATTTCAGAAAGATTGTGTGAACCAAGTTCTGAAAGCATCAATGGCGATAAATGCCCAGATACTATCAGAAATGGAGATCCCTGAGAACTACATCGAATCCCTCCCGAAG AACGGTAGATCAAGCCTTGGTGATTCAATATATAGGAGCATTACAGTTGAATTTTTTGATCCTGAGGAATTCCTTTCGAACATGGATTTGTCTACAGAGCACAAAGTCCTTGACCTAAAGAACAGAATCGAGGCTTCTATTGTGATTTGGAAGAGGAAGATGCACCAAAAGGATGGAAAGTCTTCTTGGGGTTCAGCTATCAGCATGGAGAAAAGGGAGCTCTTCGAAGAGAGAGCGGAGACCATCTTGCTCCTGCTTAAACACCGGTTTCCAGGAATTCCTCAATCCTCACTGGACATAAGTAAAATCCAATATAACCGA gATATTGGACATTCGACTCTAGAAAGCTATTCTAGGGTACTAGAAAGCTTGGCGAGCACAGTTATGGCTCGTATTGAAGATGTCCTTTATGCAGACTCACTCACTCAAGATCCATCACTGTCAGCATGCAAAATGAAGCCCCCAGTGGAGTCCTCGACAATGGCAGAACCCGGGAACAGCCCGAGCCCCGTTGAAGATACTGCAGAGACACCAACTTCAATGACACTATCTGATTTCATGGGGTGGAGTTTAAATCAAGGCGATACAGAGATGAAAAGGACTCAATCATCAGGCAACTTAGACAGCTTCAATGATGAAAACGAGAAGTTGAGCAAGCATGAGGTGGCACCAAAGAAGCTTTCATACATCGAGAAGCTTGAAGTTCTGGGTGGTCTAAAAAGCCCAATATAG
- the LOC127805934 gene encoding protein ABIL3-like gives MTDPEIESSVDQNPEAEPEHDDADNDDSTRFSKSLLELKDLCSQLHYAADHCEASFLNAEQEQKKMVMESTKEYLCSAAVTVVDHLGSVSANLDYCLSKSDSVAETEFRINALKQRLVTCQQYSHKLSLTRLCWPANFPRYHPRYIFPPMPDLERSKEITRVPVALKKISKHELETEEEVPLFLFTCNRRPSLSLTKDLSVDTDEPSPVSVLPVRHTLPVLPKPQNPSFHFEKTRRLKRNMLNWKLVHNNDFFSLIRKGKRAV, from the exons ATGACAGACCCAGAAATAGAATCATCAGTGGATCAAAACCCAGAAGCCGAACCAGAACATGATGATGCTGATAATGATGATTCCACACGCTTTAGCAAGTCTCTCCTG GAGCTTAAGGATTTGTGTTCTCAGCTTCACTATGCTGCTGATCATTGTGAAGCGTCGTTCCTGAACGCTGAACAAGAGCAGAAGAAAAT GGTAATGGAAAGCACAAAAGAGTACTTATGCAGCGCAGCAGTTACAGTTGTTGATCATCTTGGCAGTGTCTCGGCTAATCTAGATTACTGTCTCTCTAAGAGCGATTCTGTTGCAGAAACAGAGTTTAGGATTAATGCCTTGAAGCAA AGACTTGTCACATGCCAACAATACAGTCACAAGCTTTCTTTAACTAGACTATGCTGGCCAGCAAATTTTCCAAGATATCACCCCCGCTATATATTTCCAC CAATGCCAGATCTTGAGAGATCAAAAGAAATTACAAG GGTTCCGGTTGCTCTGAAAAAGATCAGCAAGCATGAACTTGAGACAGAGGAAGAGGTGCCTCTTTTCTTATTTACCTGCAACCGCAGGCCATCTCTAAGTCTAACTAAGGATTTAAGTGTAGACACAGATGAACCCAGTCCGGTTTCAG TGTTGCCTGTTCGCCATACCTTGCCCGTACTGCCTAAACCCCAGAATCCTTCTTTTCATTTTGAG AAAACTCGAAGGCTCAAACGCAACATGCTAAACTGGAAACTAGTGCATAATAATGACTTCTTCTCACTCATTCGAAAAGGCAAGCGGGCTGTTTAG
- the LOC127806838 gene encoding proteinaceous RNase P 1, chloroplastic/mitochondrial-like has protein sequence MAAFTTTPSQPKQLYSIPLCKFLSALNSFKFHSSFHLLTFPPSKHSLQPSFSPLVVKAHVSHIVPKSSSTDQELSKIKNHATNRRTGSGFSHFRTDDERVERKSVRKKGSSVVSGNLKRIATKRGEMGNRFSSKRSKDENLVRELAGTIGDMVVNEGENKKAKKGGDEQVGVKMEKGANKSRVDEPGVMLRVGLDMCSKKGDVMGALKLYDSAQREGIKLGQYHYAVLLYLCSSAATGIVRPAKSGNGSRSLSYAESTSEASTVNSGGLVEIGETSKGNFHDDELSPRPNNVLLVGSSNHRINSDRTELNSRELPTEAEENNSDSTVNGKEKLVQVFNGAMTLNPQVTDGTIHLSSDYDSKNAKNGDNIEKYEIRVSEEFKKFALQRGFEIYEKMCFEKVPMNEASLTSVARMALAMGGGDMAFEMVKQMKALGINPRLRSYGPALSVYCNSGDTEKAFAVEKHMLENGVYPEEPELEALLRVSIEAGRSDKVYYLLHKLRTSVRKVSLSTADLLEKWFESKIASKVGKRKWDKKMIREAIENRGGGWHGQGWLGKGKWNLSRTSVGSDGMCKCCGEKLAIIDLDPKETEKFAESVASIAAKREKNSSFQKFQKWLDYYGPYEAVVDGANVGLFTQRKFRPSKVNAVVNGIRQLLPSKKWPLIVLHNRRISGNNMDKPVNKALIEKWKNADALYGTPTGSNDDWYWLYAAIKFKCLIVTNDEMRDHLFQLLGNDFFPKWKERHQVRFSFSETGPVFHMPPPCSVVIQESEKGHWHIPIVSEQDNEGERTWLCVTRANSPGATLVSTTMRKDPQFPLHKEGCASSNTQTKRQAKITLMSRSNSRQPHQEICRTLKNILSTPVSSSYPTILPDIEAAEKLGCCVIDFDI, from the exons ATGGCCGCCTTCACCACAACCCCTTCACAGCCGAAGCAACTCTACTCAATCCCTCTCTGTAAGTTCCTTTCCGCTCTCAATTCTTTCAAATTCCACTCTTCATTTCATCTCCTCACTTTCCCACCATCCAAACACTCTCTCCAACCAAGTTTTTCACCACTTGTAGTCAAAGCACATGTTAGTCATATTGTCCCCAAGTCGTCTAGCACTGACCAAGAACTCTCAAAGATCAAGAATCATGCAACCAATAGGCGAACCGGTTCTGGGTTTTCTCATTTTAGGACTGACGACGAAAGGGTGGAGAGAAAATCTGTGAGAAAGAAGGGAAGTTCAGTGGTGAGTGGGAATCTTAAACGGATTGCCACAAAAAGGGGAGAAATGGGTAATAGGTTTTCTTCTAAGAGGTCTAAAGATGAAAATTTAGTGAGAGAATTGGCAGGAACAATTGGTGATATGGTAGTTAACGAGGGGGAGAATAAGAAGGCCAAGAAGGGAGGTGATGAGCAGGTGGGAgtgaagatggagaaaggggCCAACAAAAGCAGGGTTGATGAGCCCGGGGTAATGTTGAGGGTTGGGTTGGACATGTGCTCCAAGAAAGGGGATGTAATGGGTGCACTTAAATTGTATGATTCAGCTCAGAGAGAAGGTATCAAGCTGGGACAGTACCATTATGCTGTGCTCTTGTATCTTTGTTCTTCGGCAGCTACAGGCATTGTTCGTCCTGCCAAGAGCGGCAATGGCAGTCGCAGTTTAAGTTATGCAGAGTCGACCAGTGAGGCTTCCACTGTGAATTCTGGAGGTTTGGTTGAAATTGGGGAAACTAGTAAGGGGAACTTTCATGATGATGAATTGAGTCCCAGACCGAACAATGTGTTGCTGGTTGGATCCAGTAACCATCGAATAAATTCAGATAGAACAGAGTTGAACTCTCGTGAGTTACCAACTGAAGCAGAGGAAAATAATTCAGACAGTACTGTCAATGGAAAGGAGAAGTTGGTGCAGGTCTTCAATGGAGCCATGACGCTGAATCCACAAGTTACTGATGGGACAATTCATTTAAGTAGTGATTACGATTCAAAAAATGCTAAAAATGGTGACAACATAGAAAAGTACGAGATTCGGGTGAGTGAAGAATTCAAGAAGTTTGCCCTTCAGAGAGGATTTGAAATTTATGAGAAGATGTGTTTCGAAAAGGTCCCAATGAATGAAGCAAGCTTGACATCTGTAGCTAGGATGGCTCTGGCAATGGGCGGCGGTGACATGGCATTTGAAATGGTAAAGCAAATGAAGGCATTGGGGATAAACCCTAGATTGAGGTCATATGGTCCAGCCCTGTCTGTCTATTGTAATTCTGGAGATACTGAGAAAGCATTTGCTGTTGAAAAACACATGCTGGAGAATGGTGTCTATCCAGAAGAACCTGAACTGGAGGCACTCTTGAGAGTAAGTATAGAAGCAGGCAGAAGTGACAAggtttattatttattacataAACTTAGAACAAGTGTTAGGAAGGTGTCGCTCTCTACTGCTGATTTACTGGAGAAATGGTTCGAGAGCAAGATAGCTTCGAAAgtagggaaaagaaaatgggataaaaaaatgataagggAAGCAATTGAAAATAGAGGTGGAGGCTGGCATGGACAAGGTTGGTTAGGTAAAGGGAAATGGAACTTATCACGCACTTCTGTTGGCTCTGATGGCATGTGCAAATGCTGTGGTGAAAAATTGGCAATAATTGACCTTGATCCTAAAGAAACTGAAAAGTTTGCTGAATCCGTTGCATCTATAGCggcaaagagagagaagaattcaAGCTTCCAGAAATTTCAA AAATGGCTTGACTATTATGGACCATATGAAGCAGTGGTAGATGGAGCAAATGTTGGCCTTTTCACTCAAAGGAAATTCAGACCCTCTAAG GTAAATGCTGTTGTCAACGGAATTCGTCAGCTGCTTCCTTCCAAGAAGTGGCCACTGATTGTGTTGCATAACAGGCGAATCAGTGGCAACAATATGGATAAACCAGTAAATAAGGCACTGATTGAGAAGTGGAAAAATGCCGATGCGCTCTATGGGACACCTACTGGATCGAATGATGATTG GTACTGGTTGTATGCAGCTATAAAGTTTAAGTGCTTGATTGTGACCAATGATGAGATGAGAGATCATTTATTTCAACTCCTTGGGAATGATTTCTTCCCCAAATGGAAAGAAAGGCATCAA GTGCGTTTCAGTTTTTCTGAGACTGGTCCAGTGTTCCACATGCCTCCTCCATGTTCTGTTGTAATTCAG GAATCAGAGAAAGGCCATTGGCATATTCCAATTGTATCAGAGCAAGACAATGAAGGGGAAAGAACATGGTTATGCGTCACACGTGCTAATTCACCTGGGGCGACACTTGTTTCCACTACCATGCGTAAAG ACCCCCAGTTTCCACTTCACAAGGAAGGGTGTGCAAGCTCAAACACTCAAACGAAACGTCAGGCAAAGATAACGCTGATGAGTCGCAGCAACTCTAGGCAACCGCATCAGGAAATTTGCAGGACTCTCAAGAATATACTGTCAACGCCCGTATCCTCAAGTTATCCAACAATACTTCCGGACATTGAGGCCGCAGAGAAGCTTGGTTGCTGTGTTATTGACTTCGACATATAA